One stretch of Centroberyx gerrardi isolate f3 chromosome 13, fCenGer3.hap1.cur.20231027, whole genome shotgun sequence DNA includes these proteins:
- the LOC139909954 gene encoding tripartite motif-containing protein 16-like has product MAQQGIQLDGEKFCCSICLDLLKDPVTIPCGHSYCMSCIKSCWDEEDQKKIHSCPQCRQTFTPRPVLVKNTMLAELLEDLKKTGLQAAPPDRCYARPGDVACDVCTGRKLKALKSCLVCPASYCEQHLQPHYDAPPLKKHKLVEANIKLQENICSRHDEVMKIFCRTDQQCICYLCSMDEHKGHDTVSAAAEWTERQKELGVSRQKHQKRIQDREKDVKVLQQEVEAINLSADKAVEHSEKIFTELVRLIEKRSSDVKEQIRSRQKAEASRAEELQEKLKQEIAELRRKDAELEQLSHTEDHTHFLHNYPSLSRLSESTDSPGTNIRPLRYFEDVTAAVSEARDKLQGILTEEWPKISLTVTEVDVLLPQPEPKTRAEFLQYSRQITLDPNTADAHLSLSEGNRKAAFMTEEQLYSSYSDRFIKWYQVLSREGLTGHCYWEVEWSGWGVSIAVAYKDISRRGNKCGFGYNDKSWALQYFNNSYQFRHNNIKTPIPGPLSSRVGVYLDHREGILSFYRVSETMTLLHRVQTTFTQPLHPGFWLGVRATAELCKLK; this is encoded by the coding sequence ATGGCGCAGCAAGGAATTCAGCTAGACGGGGAAAAATTCTGCTGTTCGATCtgtctggatctactgaaggatccggtgactattccctgtgggcacagctactgcatgagctgtattaaaagctgctgggatgaagaggatcagaagaaaatccacagctGCCCCCAGTGCAGACAGACCTTCACACCAAGGCCTGTCCTGGTGAAAAATACCATGTTAGCAGAGTTACTGGAGGACTTGAAGAAGACAGGACTCcaagctgctcctcctgatcGCTGCTATGCCAGACCTGGAGATGTGGCCTGTGATGTCTGCACTGGGAGAAAGCTGAAAGCCCTCAAGTCCTGTCTGGTGTGTCCGGCCTCTTACTGtgagcagcacctccagcctcactaTGATGCACCTCCATTAAAGAAACACAAGCTGGTCGAAGCCAACATAAAGCTTCAGGAGAACATCTGCTCTCGTCATGATGAGGTGATGAAGATTTTCTGCCGTACTGATCAGCAGTGTATCTGTTATCTCTGCTCCATGGATGAACATAAAGGCCACGACAcagtctcagctgcagcagaatggactgagaggcagaaagagctcGGGGTGAGTCGGCAAAAACACCAGAAGAGAatacaggacagagagaaagatgtgaaGGTGCTTCAACAGGAGGTGGAGGCTATCAATCTCTCTGCTGATAAAGCAGTGGAGCACAGTGAGAAGATCTTCACTGAGCTGGTCCGTCTCATTGAGAAAAGAAGCTCTGATGTGAAGGAGCAGATCAGATCCCGGCAGAAAGCGGAAGCGAGTCGGGCCGAAGAACttcaggagaagctgaagcaggagattgctgagctgaggaggaaagacgctgagctggagcagctctcacacacagaggatcacaCCCATTTTCTACACAATTACCCCTCGCTGTCACGTCTCAGTGAATCTACAGACTCACCCGGCACCAATATCCGTCCTCTGCGCTACTTTGAGgatgtgactgcagctgtgtcagaggccagAGATAAACTACAGGGCATTCTTACAGAGGAATGGCCTAAGATCTCATTGacagtgactgaagtggatgTTTTACTGCCACAACCAGAGCCCAAGACCAGAGCTGAATTCTTACAATATTCACGTCAAATCACACTGGATCCAAACACAGCAGACGCACATCTGTCATTATCTGAGGGGAACAGAAAAGCAGCATTTATGACGGAAGAACAGTTATATTCTAGTTACTCAGACAGATTCATTAAATGGTATCAGGTCCTGAgtagagagggtctgactggacattgttactgggaggtggagtggagtgggTGGGGAGTTTCAATAGCAGTTGCATATAAGGATATTAGCAGAAGAGGGAATAAATGTGGATTTGGATACAATGACAAGTCTTGGGCATTACAGTATTTCAACAATAGTTATCAATTCAGACATAACAATATCAAAACTCCCATCCCAGGCCCTCTGTCCTCCAGAGTAGGAGTGTACCTGGATCACAGGGAAGgtattctgtccttctacagagtctctgaaaccatgactctcctccacagagtccagaccACATTCACTCAGCCTCTCCATCCTGGATTTTGGCTTGGTGTCAGAGCCACTGCTGAGTTGTGTAAGCTTAAGTAG